A window of Rhododendron vialii isolate Sample 1 chromosome 11a, ASM3025357v1 contains these coding sequences:
- the LOC131307936 gene encoding protein RADIALIS-like 4 — MASSSVRGSSWTPQQNKLFEQALARFDRDTPDRWQNVARAVGGGKSAEEVKRHYNILLEDLRRIESGRVPVPNYRSSGSNGSTAEEEERLLRFLKLH, encoded by the exons atggcgTCAAGCTCTGTTAGGGGATCTTCATGGACCCCGCAGCAGAACAAGCTGTTTGAGCAGGCTTTGGCTCGGTTCGATCGGGACACCCCCGACCGGTGGCAGAACGTGGCCAGGGCGGTGGGTGGTGGAAAATCGGCGGAGGAAGTCAAGAGACACTATAATATCCTTCTTGAGGATCTCAGGCGCATCGAGTCCGGTCGTGTTCCCGTTCCTAATTACCGGTCCAGCGGAAGCAATGGGAGTACtgcagaggaagaagagag GCTTCTGAGGTTCCTTAAGCTGCACTGA